CGACAAGGTCGCGCGCGTCTGGCCGGAAAAATCGACGGCGACCTGTCCATCGAGCATCGCCGATGACGTCCCGAGCGCAACGTATTGCTGGTCGAACCAGGCGCGTGCCCCGGTGGTGAGAGTCGCGACCGAAGGCTGTTCGCCGTCCGCCTCCGCCGCCATTCGCGCCAGATAGGCCTTGGCCTCGTCAGACAAAGTGACCGAGGTCGAGGATGATGGCGAGGACGTGTCGGTGGTGTCGGTCGAGGCAGGACTGGCTTTCGACGCCGTGTTGCCCGCCCCGTAGGCATTGCCGGCATAGTTAAGGTAGGAGGCTGCGTTTGATCCAACCGAGATCGACACAAGAGCACCCTCCGGCCCCGAGAAATGATTAGCAACAAATGAACAAGTATGGTTAACGCCTCGTTAACGGCCCGCGCCCGAGGCAATCGTCTTGTTTGCCGGGCCACATGACTGCGCCATCACGCCGCTGATTTTTCGTCGGCCAGGCCGTAGACCCGCGCGGCCTTCGAGAAGCCGGCGACCGGAAACTCGCCGAGATCGCTCCAGCCGCCGCTGCAGATGCCGGCAAACCCTTCGGATGCCACGATGGTGCGCCTGGTTTGGCTCGCGATCTTTTCCAGCCGCGCCGCCAAATTCACCGCCGGTCCGATGCAGGTGAAATCGAGCCGGTTGCCGCCGCCGATATTGCCATAGAGAATCCGCCCGACATGCAGAGCGACGCCGAACCGAAACCGTTCGACCGAGTCCCCGACCGGGTATTGCATGTCAGCGACGCTGGCGCGCGACTCATGGGCGGCTTCCAGCACATTCGAGCAAACCTGCTTGTCGTCGCCGACATACTCATCGATCGGAAAAACCGCGAGCAGCCCGTCACCCATATATTTCAACACTTCGCCGCCATGCTTCTTGATCGCGGCGACCTGGCAATCGAAATAATGGTTCAGAATGTCCACGACGGTCTCGGCCGGCAGCCGGTCCGACAGCGCCGTGAAGCCTCGCAGATCGGACAACCAGATCGCCGCATTCATCGTCTCGGTGTGGCCGCGCCTGATCTGTCCACCCATGATCCGCTCGCCGGCGCGATTGCCGACATAGGTGTCCAGCAGGCTCGCCGCGGTGCGAGTGAGGCTGATGATCTCGATCACGCGCGCCAGCGGCGTCACGAGCCTTCGCAGCGCCGCCAATTGTTCTTCCGTAAATCCGCCCGGCTGTTTGGTGGTCCAGCTCGATGCGTTCACCGTGCCGCCGACAAAGGGCAGCGGCAGCGCGATATAATCCGTGACACCTTCGGCGCGGAGTTCATCGACGATCGGAAAGCGCCCGGTCCGCAGATCATCGGTCCGGGCCCGAACCTCCAGCCCCTGCTGGAAAACGATCTTCAGCGGGCTGGTGTGAAAATCCGGTGACTCCAGGATATGGTAGTCCACCGTGCCGACCTCGACCTCGGAGCCCGGCTTCCAGATGAAATTGCGCCCGTAGATCTCGGGATGCAGCGTGCGGACGAAGACGCCGATACGCCAGAGCGGCAGCCCCGCCGCGACCATCCGTTCGCAGCACTCGGCCATGAACCGGACCGGGCTGGCCGCGGATCTCCCGCCGTCGATCAGCCAGTCGGTCAATTCTTGCAGTTTCGATGCATCCATGACGCCGGTATTTGCCGCGCAACCCCGTGAAACGTCAAGCGCGCGCTACCACGACAGGTGGCGTGACCCGCCCGCCGAGCTGCGCTAGCTTACGGTGCAAACCAGGGGGAAACGTTCAAAGTGTACGACTTCATCATCGTCGGCGGCGGGTCGGCGGGCTCCGTCATGGCCCACCGCCTCTCCGCCAAAAGCGCCAACAAGGTCCTGCTCTGCGAAGCCGGCCAGGACACGCCGCCGGGCAACGAACCGCCCGAAATTCGCGACAGCTATCCGGGAACGGCGTATTTCGATCCGCGCTTCCACTGGACCGAACTCAAGGTCACTACCCAGGTCGTCAGTCACAACAACCCCGACGAGGCCAGGCCGCCGCTCCGGAAATATGAGCAGGCCCGCGTGCTGGGTGGCGGTTCCTCGATCAACGGCCAGATGGCCAACCGCGGCGCGCCGACGGATTACAATGAGTGGGAAATGCGCGGCGCTACGGGCTGGAGCTGGAAGGACGTGCTGCCCTATTTCAAGAAGGTCGAGCACGACCTCGATTTCGACGGTCCGTTCCACGGCAAGGATGGCCGCATCCCCGTCCGCCGCATTCCGCAAGCGCACTGGACGCGGCACAGCCAGGCGATGGCCGAGGCCTGCAAGCAGGCCGGCTTCAAGTTCCTGCCCGACCAGAACGGCGAGTTTGTCGACGGCTACTTCCCGGTGACGCACTCCAATCAGGACGAGCAACGGGTCTCGGCCGCCATGGGTTATCTCGATCGCGAGACACGCAAGCGCGCCAACCTGACCATATCGACCAACACGCAAGTGAAGGAGCTGCTGTTCGAAGGCACGCAATGCGTCGGTGTAAAGGCGCTGGTCGATGGCCGCGAGCAGGAGTTCCGCGGCCGCGAAATCATCCTCTCGTGCGGCGCGATTCATTCGCCGGCCCACCTGTTGCGCGCCGGCATCGGACCGGTCGGGCATCTGAAGGAGATGGGCATTCCGGTCCTGACGGGGCTTGCCGGCGTTGGCCAGCGCCTGATGGACCATCCCTCGATCTCGCTGTCCTCGTATGTCCGTCGCGGCGCGCGCATGAACGCGCACACCAGACGCCATATGCAGATGGGGCTGCGTTACTCCTCCGGGCTTCCGGGCATCCCCGCCGGCGACATGTTCGTCGTTGTCCTCACCAAGTCCGCCTGGCATTCGGTCGGCGAGCAGATCGGCTCGCTGCTCACCTTCGTCAACAAGACCTATTCGGAGACCGGTCAGGTAAAGCTCGCTTCGCGCGATTCGCGGGAAGAGCCGATCGTCGAGTTCAACCTGCTGTCGGACCGGCGCGATCTCGATCGACTGATGAGCGGCTTTCGCAAGATGGCCGGCTTGCAGATGAGCGCGCCGCTCAAGGCGGTGACCGACAAGCCATTCCCGGCTGCCTATTCCGACCGGGTGCGCAAGATCGGCGTGGTCAATACGAAGAACAAGATTCTCACCGCCATTGCCGCTGTCCTGATGGACGGGCCGGCGGCGCTGCGCCACTACATGATCGACAATTTCGTCGTCGAAGGTTTTACGTTCGAGCAGGTCATGAACGACGACGAGGCGCTCGAAGCCTTCGTGCGCAAGTCGGCGATCGGCGTGTGGCACGCCTCATGCTCATGCCGGATGGGCCGTGCGGACGATCCGATGGCGGTTGTCGACACCCAAGGCCGGGTCAAGGGCGTGCAGGGTTTGCGCGTGGTCGACGCCTCGATTTTCCCGGTGGTGCCGTGCGCCAACACCAATTTCCCGGTGCTGATGACGGCGGAGAAGATCGCAGACGCGATGCAGTGAGCGAGGACATTACGGCGGACGCGGCGCCACCAACGCTATGGAACAAAACAGGAACATTGTTCGAAAACTATTAGTTGTGGTCGTGAGTTTGTTTTTTGCGTCGGCCTTAGAGTTAGTTAGATGCGGGTGGCAAAGAGATTTGCACCTTTGCAAAACCAGAGTGAGCTAGAATTACTAGGCAGAATCTAGGGTTCAACACTCGGCGAGATACTAATTGTATCTGCCGTATGGCGGTCGGAGTCCGTCCAAAGGTCGTAAAAATGAGCGGTCATAAGGCAACCTCCAAACGGAGGAATGAGGATCTGCGTCCCCAATCCGAATTGGTCGTCTGTGAAGTTGCGCAGATTCTGACTAAATCCTCGGATGTCGAAAAGTCTTTCGGCCGATTTGGTGGATGGCTGCTTATGGCGCTGTCTTTGTCGAGAGCAAATAAAACAAAGCCATTGATTCCACTTAGTGCTCTTATTGGAGTCTTGAGTTCAATCGTTGGATTAGGATGGTTCGTTTTTACAAAATGATTTTGTTCTTCGATACTTTCCTGAGAAAGCGCACTTTGCTGTAAGAAATTTTAGACTGAGTGATCAGAAAGCGATCAAGCATCCTTTCGCCCTTTCTAGGGATTCGAAATTGATTCAGCCGCCAATCGAGATTTTGAAATCCCTGTGGTCAAGGCTTCCGGACGGCCGCTGGGGCGTCACTGGCCTTCACGCTTTAGAATTAAAACCAAGCCCAGGCTACAATAGCGACTATTTCACATTTGAAGGCATTGTGGAGCTTATGACCACGACGCCGAGCCGAAATATCCATGAAGTTTTTGCTTCGTTCGGCACAACCAATTTTCTCATGCAACAGAGTGTTCTTCCTGTCGTTGCGTGGAAGGCGGAAGACTCTTTTATTCGATGTATCGGGACCGCCTCTGTTGTGAGCTGTTCGGGCTATTTGATAACCGCAGCTCATGTTCTGATGGACCCTTTTGACAGCGGCTATGGCGCGGTGCGAGAGGGGCCGCAATTGCGTCTCGACGAGGCACTGAATTTCGGTGTCTTCATCCCGCTCAGTCCAGCCTACGGAACGCGCGGGATTAGATTCTTTCCTTTTGAAAAATTCTGGCTATGGGGTGCTTGGAAGGAAAGCCCGCTGATCACCGATAAGGATAAGTTTGACTATCTGACCGACATTGCGATCTGCAAAATTGCCGAGATGCCACATGGCGCCGCACATCAGCCTCTTGGTCTGTCGCTAAATCCTTTTGTGCCGGGTGAAGCTGCGTATGCATTAGGCTATGCCGAGATGAATGATATTCCTCTTGAAAACACCAACGGCGTTGCGGCCTTCGACGACGTCGCGATGGACCTCTACGCGTCTATCGGGGAAGCGATGGAAATCTTCCCGCAAAACCACTTACGGAAGGACGTCCCTACGCCCGGACCTTGCTTCGACTTCAAAGCTAGAATCCCTGGCAAGATGAGCGGCGCGCCGATATTCGGCGCTGGCGGGGCCGTTATCCGAGGCGTAGTCAGCCGCAGCTTTTCTGGCGAACGCCACGCGTTCGGCGCTATGTTGGGACCAGCGATGCACCTCCCCCTCAACGATCCACCGAACAAGGCTACTCTTCGAACCCTCATGGAATCGGGGAACGAAGGCATTGCACGGATACACGGAACGGGCCTCTAGGTTTAGGAACAAACATGCAGGTTCAAACAGCCCGCAGCCGGATTAGTAGTGAGAGCCGAAGAGCGGATTGAGCCGAAGGCGTAGTCCGCCGCAGCAACAACGAAGGATGGGCGATTATGCTGACGTCAATCTGCCCGACGGACCGTTCCGATCAGATTGGTCGGGGGACACGGCTTGAAAGTCTTGAATGAGTTGCACGTAGACAAAATTCATCTGCATAGCGAGCTCACCTAGATCAGCTAGCATTTTGTCTTGATATTCCTTTGACAGCCAATACGATTCAAATCTTTCATCATCAGTACCAGACTTCTTCCGCATCGATAGCAAAGGCGGCCCAAGCCCCTTATCCGCGAATTCAAAGAGTATTTGAGAGTGAATTATGGAGTTCCGGCGCTTCCTTTCCGTGTGGAGCGCTTCAATGATCGATTTGAAATGGGCGACCCATTCAGGCCGGGTGTGTACCCGGGCGAAATCCGGCGTCGTGAGGACCATCGATTCCACGCACTCAATCTTCTGTACATTTGACATTCCCGCAAGCTTCTTCTGGCTGGCGGTCCAATTCTCATTGCCCCACGCGAGAAGCATGAGCTTATCGAGCAGGGATTCGACCCACTGAAAGATGATCCAATATTTGCCAAGAGTCGTGAACACCGCCTCAGTGTCTTCGTCCGTCCATCTAGGCCCTGCATCTTCCGACATGAGCTTGGTATCCCTAGGATGGTCGCATTGCGTCGAGCAGCAGATGCTAGAATTACCGTATCTCTGTGCCCGCATTTATCCGCGCCGTCTTGCGCGGCAGCACGCGCGCGATTGGCTGCTACATGCTACGACCCTCAACCCCGCCCGGTACGAAATCAGATACGTTAGCCGGGCCCTACCCGCCGACTTGCCCGCGATGGCGCAGGAAGTGATCGGCGAGCACGCAGGCCATCATGGCCTCGCCGACCGGCACGGCGCGGATGCCGACGCAGGGGTCGTGGCGGCCCTTGGTCATGATGTCGGTGTCGGCGCCCGCACGATCGACCGTCTTGCGCGGCGAGAGGATTGACGAGGTCGGCTTCACCGCAAAGCGCACCACCACCGGCTGGCCGGTCGAGATGCCGCCGAGCACGCCGCCGGCATTGTTGGAGAGGAATCGCGTGCCGTCATTGCCGGTGCGCATCTCGTCGGCGTTTTCCTCGCCTGACAATTCGGCGGCGCCAAAGCCGGCGCCGATCTCGACGCCCTTTACCGCATTGATGCTCATCATCGCGGCCGCCAGCTCGCCGTCGAGCTTGGCGTAGATCGGCGCGCCCCATCCGGCCGGCACGCCTTCGGCGACCACCTCGATCACAGCGCCGATCGAGGAGCCGCTCTTGCGGATGCCGTCGAGATATTGCTCGAAGAACGTCGCGCTGTCCTTGTCCGGGCAATTGAACGGATTGCGCGCGATCTCGTCCCAGTCCCATTTGTCGCGATCGATCTTGTGCGGGCCTATCTGCACCAGCGCGCCGCGCACCTTCACGCCGGGCAGGATTTTTCGCGCGATGGCGCCGGCGGCGACACGCGTGGCGGTCTCGCGCGCCGAGGAACGTCCGCCGCCGCGATAATCGCGCAGGCCGTATTTGGCCTCATAGGTGAAGTCGGCGTGGCCGGGGCGAAACTTGTCCTTGATTTCGGAATAGTCCTTGGAGCGCTGATCGGTGTTCTCGATCAGCAGCGCGATCGGCGTCCCCGTCGTCACCTGCACGCCGGTCTCGGGATGCGCCATCACGCCGGACAGGATTTTTACCGCATCCGGCTCCTGGCGCTGGGTGGTGAAGCGCGATTGTCCCGGACGGCGGCGGTCGAGATCGTGCTGGATATCCTCATTGGTCAGCGGGATCAGCGGCGGGCAGCCGTCAACCACGCAGCCGATCGCGATCCCGTGGCTTTCGCCGAAGGTCGTGACCCGGAACATGTGGCCGAAGGTGTTGTGGGACATGGGGCCTTACGCGCGTTCGTCCGTGTTAACAATTTGCGTTCGTGTTGATTGTCAACAGTGTCGTAACGCGCGCCGGCCAAACCGGCAACCGTCATTCCGGGGCGATGCGAAGCATCGAACCCGGAATCTCGAGATTCCCCGGTTCGCAATTGCGAACCTGAGGTTCGGTCCTACGGACCGCCCCGGAATGACGATGCCCTTAGCTATATTTCCGCAACCCCCCGTCGCGGAACACGTAGACCGCGCCCTGTTCGATCAGGAGGTCGGCGGCGCTGGCCGGCGTTTCGATGCCGAGCGCCACCATCAGCGCCCGCGCGGTGCCGCCATGGGCCACGGCGACAGTGTCGCTATCGACGGAATCGTACCAGTCGCGCATCCGGTGCTGCACTTCCGCATAGGTCTCGCCGCCTTCCGGGGCCATCGTCCATTTCGCCGTCAGCCGCCTGGCATAGAGCACGGGATCGGCGGCCTGCATCTCGGCCAGCGTCGAACCCTCCCAGACGCCGTAGCCGATCTCGCGCAGGCGGTCGTCGAGCGCATATTTTTCCGGCGGCAGCTTCAAGGCGCTGCGCACCAATTCCATCGTGGCCCGCGCCCGTTGCAGCGGACTTGCAACGAACGGCAGCGCGGCCTTGTCGCGGCCATCGCGCGCCAGCAGGTCTGCCAGAACGCGCCCGGCATGGGCCGCCTGCCTGCGGCCAAGATCGTTCAGCGGAATGTCCTGCGCGCCCTGCAGCCTGCCTTCCGCGTTCCACGACGTCTCGCCATGTCGGATGTAGTAGATCACGGGCGCGGGCATCGGACTTTCAGGCTATTCCTTGCCAAGTGAATTGGAGAGCGAGATGTCCGGCGCATCCGGACGCTTCATGCCGACGACGTGATAGCCGGCGTCGACATGGTGAACCTCGCCGGTGACGCCGCGCCCAAGCTCGGAAAGAAAATACAAGGCGCTGTCGCCGACTTCCTCAATGCTCACATTACGACGCAACGGCGCGTTGATCTCGTTGTACTTCAGGAGATAGCGGGAGTCGGCGATACCGGCAAACGCCAGCGTCTTGATCGGCCCGGCCGAGATCGCGTTGACGCGGATGTTCTTCTCGCCGAGGTCTGCGGCGAGATAGCGCACGCTGGCCTCGAGGGCTGCCTTCGCGACGCCCATCACATTGTAATGCGGCATCCATTTCTCGGCGCCGTAATAGGTCAGCGTCAGGATCGAGCCGCCGTCGGTCATCAGCTTTTCGGCGCGTTGCGTGATCGCGGTCAGCGAATAGCAGGAGATCAGCATGCTCCTGGA
This portion of the Bradyrhizobium sp. AZCC 2262 genome encodes:
- a CDS encoding adenylate/guanylate cyclase domain-containing protein; translation: MDASKLQELTDWLIDGGRSAASPVRFMAECCERMVAAGLPLWRIGVFVRTLHPEIYGRNFIWKPGSEVEVGTVDYHILESPDFHTSPLKIVFQQGLEVRARTDDLRTGRFPIVDELRAEGVTDYIALPLPFVGGTVNASSWTTKQPGGFTEEQLAALRRLVTPLARVIEIISLTRTAASLLDTYVGNRAGERIMGGQIRRGHTETMNAAIWLSDLRGFTALSDRLPAETVVDILNHYFDCQVAAIKKHGGEVLKYMGDGLLAVFPIDEYVGDDKQVCSNVLEAAHESRASVADMQYPVGDSVERFRFGVALHVGRILYGNIGGGNRLDFTCIGPAVNLAARLEKIASQTRRTIVASEGFAGICSGGWSDLGEFPVAGFSKAARVYGLADEKSAA
- a CDS encoding GMC family oxidoreductase — its product is MYDFIIVGGGSAGSVMAHRLSAKSANKVLLCEAGQDTPPGNEPPEIRDSYPGTAYFDPRFHWTELKVTTQVVSHNNPDEARPPLRKYEQARVLGGGSSINGQMANRGAPTDYNEWEMRGATGWSWKDVLPYFKKVEHDLDFDGPFHGKDGRIPVRRIPQAHWTRHSQAMAEACKQAGFKFLPDQNGEFVDGYFPVTHSNQDEQRVSAAMGYLDRETRKRANLTISTNTQVKELLFEGTQCVGVKALVDGREQEFRGREIILSCGAIHSPAHLLRAGIGPVGHLKEMGIPVLTGLAGVGQRLMDHPSISLSSYVRRGARMNAHTRRHMQMGLRYSSGLPGIPAGDMFVVVLTKSAWHSVGEQIGSLLTFVNKTYSETGQVKLASRDSREEPIVEFNLLSDRRDLDRLMSGFRKMAGLQMSAPLKAVTDKPFPAAYSDRVRKIGVVNTKNKILTAIAAVLMDGPAALRHYMIDNFVVEGFTFEQVMNDDEALEAFVRKSAIGVWHASCSCRMGRADDPMAVVDTQGRVKGVQGLRVVDASIFPVVPCANTNFPVLMTAEKIADAMQ
- the aroC gene encoding chorismate synthase; the encoded protein is MSHNTFGHMFRVTTFGESHGIAIGCVVDGCPPLIPLTNEDIQHDLDRRRPGQSRFTTQRQEPDAVKILSGVMAHPETGVQVTTGTPIALLIENTDQRSKDYSEIKDKFRPGHADFTYEAKYGLRDYRGGGRSSARETATRVAAGAIARKILPGVKVRGALVQIGPHKIDRDKWDWDEIARNPFNCPDKDSATFFEQYLDGIRKSGSSIGAVIEVVAEGVPAGWGAPIYAKLDGELAAAMMSINAVKGVEIGAGFGAAELSGEENADEMRTGNDGTRFLSNNAGGVLGGISTGQPVVVRFAVKPTSSILSPRKTVDRAGADTDIMTKGRHDPCVGIRAVPVGEAMMACVLADHFLRHRGQVGG
- a CDS encoding histidine phosphatase family protein, producing the protein MPAPVIYYIRHGETSWNAEGRLQGAQDIPLNDLGRRQAAHAGRVLADLLARDGRDKAALPFVASPLQRARATMELVRSALKLPPEKYALDDRLREIGYGVWEGSTLAEMQAADPVLYARRLTAKWTMAPEGGETYAEVQHRMRDWYDSVDSDTVAVAHGGTARALMVALGIETPASAADLLIEQGAVYVFRDGGLRKYS
- the fabI gene encoding enoyl-ACP reductase FabI — translated: MSQKTGLMQGKRGVILGVANNRSIAWGIAKACHDAGAEIALTWQGDALKKRVEPLAKELNALLLGHCDVTDSATIDAAFDMLREKWGKIDFVVHAIAFSDKDQLDGRYLETTPDNFSRSMLISCYSLTAITQRAEKLMTDGGSILTLTYYGAEKWMPHYNVMGVAKAALEASVRYLAADLGEKNIRVNAISAGPIKTLAFAGIADSRYLLKYNEINAPLRRNVSIEEVGDSALYFLSELGRGVTGEVHHVDAGYHVVGMKRPDAPDISLSNSLGKE